The following DNA comes from Gemmatimonadaceae bacterium.
GCGCGTGCGCGTCAGCGTGGACAGCCACGCGCTGATCGTCGAGGTGGAGGACGATGGGCTGGGCTTCGACCTCGACGCCTGCACGCTCGACCCGACCACGCACGAGAATCTCGGGCGCGAGGACGGGCGCGGGCTCTTCCTGATGCGGCGGCTGATGGATCACGTCGAGCAGTTCCGCGCCCGCGGCAACGTGGTGCGGATGGTGCTCCTGCGGCGGTCGAGCGACGACCGCGCCGCGTGACGGACGCCGCGTGAGCGACCTCGACGCCGTCCTGTCCGCCTTCCGCGAGGCCACGGGCTGCCCGGCGTCGGTCTGGGCGCAGCCCGCGCCCGATGAACCACTGCAGATCGAGGGGGGCGATCCGGGCGAATCGCCGGCGCCATCGGCGGAGCAGCGCCCGGCCGAGGGCGCGCACGAATCGGTGACGCCGCGCGGGCTGCAGATCGTGGCCCGTGTCCCCGGGGCGCGCACGGCCTGGCTTTCGCTCGGCCCGTCGGGAAATCACGACGCCGCGCGGCTGGGGCTCAAGCTGCTGCTCCCGGTCGCGTCGCAGGTGCTGCGCTCGCAACTCGAGGTGAGCCACGCCGCCCAGGATCTCGCCGAACGATACGAGGAGATCAATCTCCTCTACTCCATCGGCGAGATCCTCGGTCGCACCGTCTCGCTGGAGGATGCGGCGAAGGTGATCCTCAACGAGATCTCCGAGACGGTCGGGGCGCGGCGCGGCGCCATCTACGTGATCGACCGCACGGCCGGCATGCTGCGTCCGGTCGCGGCGCTCGGCGCGGCGACGCCGCTTGCCGACATCCCCGCCGATGATCCCGTCTCGGTGACGGCGCGCGTCTTCCGCACGCATCACCCGCTGACCGTGGGCGAAGGGGCGATGCAGGCCGACGCCGAAGCGCCCATCCGCCGCGGGGCGATGCTCAGCGTCCCCATCATGTGGGCGACGCCGCAGGGCGGCGTGCCGCTGGGCGTCGTCGATCTCTCGGGGCGCCGCGGCGGACAGCCGTTCACGGCGAGCGACCAGAAGCTCGTCTCGGCGATCGCGACGCAGGTGGGGACCACCATCCAGAACACGCGGCTCGCGCGCGCCTCGGCGGAGCAGGCGGAACTGACGCGCGAAATGCTGCTCGCGCACGACCTGCAGATGAAGCTGCTCCCGTCGCCGGCGTCGCTGGCGCCGGTGGCCGACTGCGCGGCGCGCGTCGCCCCCGCTGAAAGCGTGGGCGGCGACTTCTACAACCTCTTCCAGCTGGGCGACGGGCGGGTGGGCGTGCTCATCGGCGACGTGTCGAGCCACGGCTATCGGTCGGCGCTCATCATGGCGCTCGTGATGAGCGCCACGGCCATTCACGCCCGCGGTTCGAGCGACCCGGCGGCGACGATCGGCGCGCTGCTCGTCTCGCTGGCCGACGAACTCCGCGAGACGGAGATGTTCATGACGGTCTGCTACGCCGTCATCGACACGCGCGCCGGGACGGTGACGTGGTGCAACGCGGGGCATCCGCACGCGTTCGTGCTGCACGCCGATGGCGCGTCCACGCGGCTCGCGGCCACCGATCCGCCGCTCGGCCTGGTGGATGACGCGCCGCACGCCGCCGCGCGGCCGTGGGCGGCGGACGACGTGCTGGTGCTGTTCACCGACGGCATCAGCGACGCGCGCGGCGCGCAGAAGAAGCGGCTCGGCGAACGCGCCGTGCTCGACGTGGTCACCGCGCGCCGCGCCGATCCCGCCTGGCGCATCGTCGACGGCGTCTTCGCCCTGCTGGAGGGGCACATGGGGGCGATGCCGCCGAGGGATGATCAGGCGCTTGTCGTGCTGCGGACTTCGGCGAAGGGAGAGTGATGGCCGATGGCGGATGGCGGATGGCAGAGCGCGACGCCGAAAGTCTGCTGACTGCGCCGACCAACTGAACGACTTTAGACGTCCACCCTCCGCCATCTGCCCTCCGCCCTCCGCCATCCCTCGCCCCATGATGCACTACCCTCCGCCCCGCAAGCGCCTCGGCCAGCACTTCCTGACCGATCCGCGCATTCTCGGGCGGATTGCGGACGCGCTGGCGCCGACGGCCGACGAGACGGTCATCGAGATCGGGCCGGGGCGGGGGGCGCTCACCGACGTGCTGATGCAGCGCGCGGGGCGGGTGATCGCCATCGAGATTGACCGCGACCTCGCGCCGCGGCTGCGCGAACGGTACGCGGACGATGCGCGGCTCACCGTGATCGAGCGCGACGTGCTGAAGGTGGACTTCGGCGAGGCGGCGGCGGGAGCGTACGTCGTCGCCGGCAACGTGCCGTACAACATCACGACGCCCATTCTCTTTCACGCGCTGCGGCGGCCGCGCCCGCTGCGCGCGGTCTATCTGGTGCAGCGCGAAGTCGCGGAGCGCGTGGCCGCGCCGCCGGCGAGCGAGACGTACGGCGCGCTGTCGGTGAACGTGCAGTCGGTGGCGCAGGCCGAACTCGTCTTCAAGGTGCCGGCCGGCGCGTTCCAGCCGCCGCCGAAGGTGGAGAGCGCGGTGCTGCGCATCACGCCGCGCCCCGATCCGGTGATCACGGACGACGAGGAAGACGCATACCGCACGCTCGTGGTGGCGGCGTTCGGCCTGCGGCGCAAGCAGTTGCGGCGCGTGGTCCGCACCGTCTGCCATCTGGGGGCGGAAGCGGCGGAGCAGGTGGTCAGCGCCGCCGGTCTCGATCCGGAAGCGCGTCCCGAGGTGCTGTCCCCCGACGATTTCGCGCGACTGCTGCGGGCGAGCCGGACGCCGCGGTAGAGCGGGCGCGGTCGGTGCGCGTTCCCGGTGTGGAGCGCCCCCGCTCCCCGGCTAGCGGTGCGCCGGTGCGTGCGCCGGTGCGTGCGCCGGTGCGTGCGCCCGCGCGTGCGACAGCGCGTGGGACAGCA
Coding sequences within:
- a CDS encoding ATP-binding protein yields the protein MGLGPLPLELEIPSDVGCIESVVAQIVRCCEDAAFADRHLAFHIPVALTEALSNAILRGNGEDASKSVRVRVSVDSHALIVEVEDDGLGFDLDACTLDPTTHENLGREDGRGLFLMRRLMDHVEQFRARGNVVRMVLLRRSSDDRAA
- a CDS encoding GAF domain-containing SpoIIE family protein phosphatase, with amino-acid sequence MSDLDAVLSAFREATGCPASVWAQPAPDEPLQIEGGDPGESPAPSAEQRPAEGAHESVTPRGLQIVARVPGARTAWLSLGPSGNHDAARLGLKLLLPVASQVLRSQLEVSHAAQDLAERYEEINLLYSIGEILGRTVSLEDAAKVILNEISETVGARRGAIYVIDRTAGMLRPVAALGAATPLADIPADDPVSVTARVFRTHHPLTVGEGAMQADAEAPIRRGAMLSVPIMWATPQGGVPLGVVDLSGRRGGQPFTASDQKLVSAIATQVGTTIQNTRLARASAEQAELTREMLLAHDLQMKLLPSPASLAPVADCAARVAPAESVGGDFYNLFQLGDGRVGVLIGDVSSHGYRSALIMALVMSATAIHARGSSDPAATIGALLVSLADELRETEMFMTVCYAVIDTRAGTVTWCNAGHPHAFVLHADGASTRLAATDPPLGLVDDAPHAAARPWAADDVLVLFTDGISDARGAQKKRLGERAVLDVVTARRADPAWRIVDGVFALLEGHMGAMPPRDDQALVVLRTSAKGE
- the rsmA gene encoding 16S rRNA (adenine(1518)-N(6)/adenine(1519)-N(6))-dimethyltransferase RsmA, with product MMHYPPPRKRLGQHFLTDPRILGRIADALAPTADETVIEIGPGRGALTDVLMQRAGRVIAIEIDRDLAPRLRERYADDARLTVIERDVLKVDFGEAAAGAYVVAGNVPYNITTPILFHALRRPRPLRAVYLVQREVAERVAAPPASETYGALSVNVQSVAQAELVFKVPAGAFQPPPKVESAVLRITPRPDPVITDDEEDAYRTLVVAAFGLRRKQLRRVVRTVCHLGAEAAEQVVSAAGLDPEARPEVLSPDDFARLLRASRTPR